Proteins encoded within one genomic window of Nitrospina gracilis 3/211:
- the rpsI gene encoding 30S ribosomal protein S9: MEDRYYATGRRKESIAKVWITPGEGQITVNNKNLDAYFGRPTAEMIVRQPLVLTETLGNFDIRATVLGGGLSGQAGALRLAVSKALLGSDPELRLPLKKAGFLTRDPREVERKKYGRRGARKRFQFSKR; this comes from the coding sequence ATGGAAGATCGATATTACGCAACCGGACGACGAAAAGAATCCATCGCCAAAGTGTGGATCACGCCGGGTGAAGGCCAGATCACGGTCAACAACAAGAATCTCGACGCCTACTTCGGCCGGCCAACGGCGGAAATGATCGTGCGCCAGCCGCTGGTTCTCACCGAGACGCTCGGCAATTTCGACATCCGGGCGACGGTTCTGGGCGGCGGTTTGTCAGGCCAGGCCGGTGCGCTGCGGCTTGCGGTTTCGAAAGCGCTGCTGGGATCCGATCCCGAACTGCGCCTCCCCCTCAAAAAAGCCGGATTCCTCACCCGCGACCCCCGCGAGGTCGAGCGTAAAAAATACGGCCGTCGTGGCGCCCGCAAACGTTTTCAGTTCTCCAAGCGCTAA
- a CDS encoding tetratricopeptide repeat protein — MNLYQAIKEYVPQLKRGEGDERGGTLLIGEGCTLRSGIPRGDAVVKLIQERFPDAVQGEGKSQEECLARLSPSQKLNLRNVMLEEASINWAYICIALLMRDGYIRRVLTTSPHPLLQRACSLVNVFPAVYDCSATTVLDAAKVAGTAIFHLNGQIPGETPGDLAPVYAAANEFGPWFVVGYDDRDEDPVFQQLTKVEQFKNGLLWVLPKNISPSRSVHEKILTKGKEVEYTNAKDADAFLILMMQELQVEVPELIAYPFSHLGDVLRKIAYFPAPGMVEEMHVVDIALQQIKLAIKDYEGGEWGDLVEGELDMDVLNEPALLSALQAAQAGLVKGSAQEIISQRAQYDKTPNQQLGDLLIWAYLKEGDDAYYKAQSGGENATAMRAKAREYYEQALNLQPDGSEIVFKLGKLLAQQGHQVPGEESKSLLGQAADKFKQTLDLNPDFLPARLQLGNALVDLAAQSGNGEADEKFGEAIEQYQTLLELDPENVEAAFGCGLALYAQARKKKGSEALRLYGQAAEKLKIGLKYQPNRLDALLPMGHSLLVFSRSKKGEEADRMLALACEKFQYACQVKPEMPEAHFGWADALFERASSRNDIKANDFFELALDQYKTTARLKPDLPRVHFRWGLALFHMAQRRDGNDSAKFYQLASEKFQTAVKLNPQNVDAYLRLGRIHVELAQSRKTADADKLYDRAIDYFQAVLKLQPKNADAMAQVGTVLLHKSQLKDATDAERDLRDAMEKCKAALEIKPGHFQGTLIWGQALLEMGLKRVDPDAWVFEEAEEKLQAALKLQSDHPDALVGLAHCLLNKARNMDADKAAAALEEGLNHVQTVLEEHDQSAPARNVMAAILMEQARNKRGINAHPLLAEAKGHLQRAEDVQPGSATYNMARLMAQLNNESGCREWLEKCKANGVLPSSLMLTKDPFLEPMRESKWFKKLAGSGSEPKEEKAQAS; from the coding sequence ATGAATCTTTACCAGGCCATCAAGGAATACGTCCCCCAGCTCAAACGGGGGGAAGGCGACGAGCGGGGCGGTACCCTGCTCATTGGTGAAGGTTGCACCTTACGATCCGGCATTCCCAGAGGCGATGCGGTGGTGAAACTGATTCAGGAACGGTTTCCCGATGCCGTGCAGGGAGAAGGTAAAAGCCAGGAAGAATGCCTCGCCCGGCTTTCGCCCAGCCAGAAACTGAATTTGCGTAACGTCATGCTGGAGGAAGCCAGCATCAACTGGGCGTACATCTGCATCGCCCTTCTGATGCGGGACGGGTACATCCGGCGTGTCCTCACCACCAGCCCGCATCCTCTTCTGCAGCGGGCGTGCTCGCTGGTGAACGTGTTCCCTGCGGTTTACGACTGCTCGGCCACAACCGTTCTGGACGCGGCGAAGGTGGCGGGTACAGCCATTTTTCATCTGAACGGGCAGATTCCCGGTGAGACCCCCGGCGATCTCGCTCCCGTTTACGCCGCCGCCAACGAGTTCGGCCCGTGGTTTGTCGTGGGTTACGACGACCGGGACGAGGATCCCGTCTTCCAGCAACTCACGAAAGTGGAGCAGTTCAAAAACGGCCTGCTCTGGGTGCTCCCCAAAAACATTTCGCCCTCCCGCTCCGTTCACGAAAAAATCCTCACCAAGGGCAAGGAAGTGGAATACACCAATGCCAAGGATGCGGATGCGTTTCTGATTCTCATGATGCAGGAGTTGCAGGTGGAAGTGCCGGAGTTGATCGCCTACCCGTTCAGCCATCTGGGTGACGTCCTGCGCAAGATCGCCTACTTCCCGGCGCCGGGTATGGTCGAGGAGATGCACGTTGTGGACATCGCCCTGCAACAGATCAAGCTGGCGATCAAGGATTATGAGGGCGGGGAATGGGGCGACCTGGTGGAAGGCGAGCTGGACATGGACGTGCTTAACGAGCCTGCCCTGTTGAGCGCCCTGCAGGCGGCGCAGGCGGGACTGGTAAAAGGGTCCGCGCAGGAAATCATTTCGCAACGGGCGCAGTACGATAAAACCCCCAACCAGCAGTTGGGCGACCTCCTTATCTGGGCTTACCTCAAGGAGGGGGACGACGCGTATTACAAAGCCCAATCCGGAGGTGAGAACGCCACCGCAATGCGGGCCAAGGCCCGCGAATACTACGAACAGGCCCTGAACCTGCAACCGGATGGATCGGAGATCGTGTTCAAACTGGGCAAGCTGCTTGCGCAGCAGGGGCATCAGGTCCCGGGAGAGGAATCCAAATCCCTGCTTGGCCAGGCGGCGGACAAGTTCAAGCAGACCCTCGACCTCAATCCGGATTTTCTGCCTGCGCGCCTGCAACTCGGTAACGCGCTGGTGGACCTGGCCGCGCAATCGGGCAACGGCGAAGCCGACGAGAAGTTCGGCGAAGCCATCGAGCAATACCAGACCCTGCTCGAACTGGATCCGGAAAATGTGGAAGCGGCTTTCGGTTGCGGTCTGGCGCTTTACGCTCAGGCGCGAAAGAAAAAGGGTTCGGAGGCATTGCGTCTCTACGGGCAGGCCGCGGAGAAACTGAAAATCGGACTCAAGTACCAGCCCAACCGGCTGGATGCGTTGTTGCCGATGGGTCACTCCCTGCTGGTGTTCTCCCGCTCGAAGAAGGGGGAGGAAGCCGACCGCATGCTGGCCCTGGCCTGCGAAAAATTCCAGTACGCCTGCCAGGTGAAGCCGGAGATGCCGGAAGCCCACTTCGGCTGGGCGGACGCGCTGTTCGAACGCGCCTCTTCACGGAACGACATCAAGGCCAACGACTTTTTCGAACTGGCGCTGGACCAGTACAAAACCACGGCGCGGCTGAAGCCCGATTTGCCCCGTGTGCATTTCCGCTGGGGGCTGGCGTTGTTTCATATGGCCCAGCGCAGGGACGGCAACGACTCGGCAAAGTTCTATCAGCTCGCTTCCGAGAAATTCCAGACCGCGGTCAAACTGAATCCGCAAAACGTGGATGCCTACCTGCGGCTGGGGCGCATCCACGTCGAGCTTGCCCAATCCAGAAAAACTGCGGATGCAGACAAGCTGTACGACCGCGCCATCGATTATTTCCAGGCGGTGCTCAAACTGCAACCGAAGAACGCCGATGCCATGGCGCAGGTGGGAACGGTTCTCCTGCACAAGTCGCAACTGAAGGATGCGACGGATGCCGAACGCGACCTGCGGGACGCCATGGAAAAATGCAAGGCCGCACTGGAAATCAAACCGGGCCATTTCCAGGGAACCCTGATCTGGGGCCAGGCTTTGCTGGAGATGGGACTCAAGCGCGTCGATCCGGATGCGTGGGTGTTCGAGGAGGCGGAGGAGAAACTTCAGGCCGCTTTAAAATTACAGTCGGACCATCCGGACGCACTGGTGGGGCTGGCTCACTGCCTGCTGAACAAGGCGCGAAACATGGATGCGGACAAGGCCGCGGCCGCGCTGGAAGAAGGGCTCAACCACGTGCAGACCGTGCTCGAAGAGCACGATCAGTCCGCACCCGCCCGCAACGTCATGGCCGCCATCCTCATGGAGCAGGCCCGCAACAAGCGCGGCATCAATGCGCATCCCCTGCTGGCGGAGGCCAAAGGCCACCTGCAGCGCGCCGAAGACGTGCAACCGGGTTCCGCCACCTACAACATGGCGCGGCTCATGGCGCAACTCAACAACGAGTCGGGGTGCCGCGAATGGCTGGAGAAGTGCAAGGCCAACGGCGTCCTGCCGTCGTCGCTCATGCTCACCAAGGATCCCTTCCTCGAGCCGATGCGCGAGTCCAAATGGTTCAAGAAACTCGCCGGTTCCGGCAGTGAACCCAAAGAAGAAAAAGCGCAGGCCTCCTGA
- the argC gene encoding N-acetyl-gamma-glutamyl-phosphate reductase: MNRVSIAGATGYTGIELLRLLVRHPSVRIVSLTAESHVGRNIAEVAPSLAGYLDHTLVPLDASIGQDCDILFLALPHTASMAHVPELLQGGCRIVDLSADYRLHDSQVYGEWYKTEHQNPELLKESVYGLPELHRSSIGSARLVANPGCYPTGVILAAAPLIQTGWGDADSIVADCKSGVSGAGRKLSQTTQFCEANEGVSAYGLAEHRHAPEIEQEISRLAARDITITFSPHLMPMTRGLLSTVYVNLKQEIDRDRLHEHYEAFYEKEPFVRVLPPGRFANTHFVAGSNFCDIGVQVDTRNRRAIITSAIDNLMKGASSQAVQNMNLMLGLEETVGLDTPPVFP, from the coding sequence ATGAACCGAGTCAGCATCGCAGGGGCCACGGGGTACACCGGCATCGAACTGCTTCGCCTGCTGGTGCGCCACCCCAGTGTGCGCATCGTGTCCCTGACCGCCGAATCCCACGTCGGCAGGAACATCGCCGAAGTTGCGCCTTCGCTCGCCGGTTATCTCGACCACACGCTGGTGCCACTCGATGCCTCTATCGGCCAGGACTGCGACATCCTGTTCCTCGCCCTGCCGCACACCGCGTCGATGGCGCACGTGCCGGAACTGTTGCAGGGCGGGTGCCGCATTGTGGACCTGAGCGCCGATTACCGCCTGCACGACAGTCAGGTGTACGGCGAGTGGTACAAAACGGAACACCAGAATCCCGAATTGCTGAAAGAATCGGTGTACGGCCTGCCCGAGTTGCACCGGTCTTCCATCGGCTCCGCCCGGCTGGTCGCCAATCCGGGGTGTTACCCGACGGGCGTCATCCTCGCCGCCGCACCGCTGATCCAGACCGGCTGGGGCGATGCGGATTCCATCGTCGCCGACTGCAAGTCCGGCGTTTCCGGTGCCGGCCGCAAGTTGAGCCAGACCACGCAATTCTGCGAAGCGAATGAAGGCGTCTCCGCATACGGACTCGCCGAGCACCGCCACGCCCCGGAGATCGAGCAGGAGATCAGCCGCCTCGCCGCGCGCGATATCACCATCACATTTTCGCCGCACCTCATGCCCATGACGCGCGGCCTGTTGTCCACGGTGTACGTGAACCTCAAGCAGGAAATCGACCGCGACCGCCTGCACGAGCATTACGAAGCGTTCTACGAAAAGGAACCGTTCGTGCGTGTTCTGCCCCCGGGTCGTTTCGCCAACACGCATTTTGTCGCCGGGTCCAACTTCTGCGACATCGGTGTGCAGGTGGACACGCGGAACCGTCGCGCCATCATCACCAGCGCCATCGACAACCTGATGAAAGGCGCGTCCAGCCAGGCGGTGCAGAACATGAACCTGATGCTGGGTCTCGAAGAAACCGTGGGACTCGACACTCCGCCCGTGTTTCCGTAG
- the argJ gene encoding bifunctional glutamate N-acetyltransferase/amino-acid acetyltransferase ArgJ has translation MKLKTKKTLSVPGFKAGGVACGIKKNGKPDLALIVSDTAATAAGLFTTNRVVSPTVTVTKQHIQSAKSVRAIVANSGNANACTGTDGDRTCRDMVALTAKQLGVTDKEVLVASTGVIGVKLPLAPVKKGLPQLGGALSPKGWNDAAEAILTTDLVIKTACVESNGITVGGIAKGSGMIHPNMATMLAFLATNANIGKADLKAALKVANEHTFNRINVDGDTSTNDMVVILANGQAGNASIKKGTKAFRDFVEALTAVCKSLAFAIVKDGEGATKFVTVSVKGAKTEKHALTVSRAVADSKLVQTALFGEDPNWGRIIAAVGYAGVPVKPEKIDIAFNGTPLVKNGAPVAGLSVTALHKQMKAKDLRIDIGLGMGKASAETYTCDLSYDYVRINAEYTT, from the coding sequence ATGAAACTGAAAACGAAAAAGACCTTGTCGGTGCCGGGTTTCAAAGCCGGAGGGGTGGCCTGCGGCATCAAGAAAAACGGCAAGCCGGACCTCGCCCTGATTGTCTCCGACACTGCCGCCACCGCCGCCGGACTGTTCACCACCAACCGCGTGGTCAGCCCCACGGTCACGGTGACGAAACAACACATCCAAAGCGCAAAGAGCGTGCGCGCCATTGTCGCCAACAGCGGCAACGCCAACGCCTGCACCGGAACGGACGGAGACCGGACCTGCCGCGACATGGTGGCGCTCACCGCAAAACAACTGGGTGTCACCGATAAGGAGGTGCTGGTCGCGTCCACCGGCGTTATCGGGGTGAAGCTGCCGCTCGCCCCGGTTAAGAAAGGTCTGCCGCAACTTGGGGGTGCACTTTCGCCCAAAGGATGGAACGACGCGGCGGAGGCGATCCTCACCACCGACCTGGTCATCAAGACTGCCTGCGTGGAGTCCAACGGCATCACCGTCGGCGGCATCGCCAAGGGATCGGGCATGATCCATCCCAACATGGCGACCATGCTGGCGTTTCTCGCCACCAACGCGAACATCGGCAAAGCGGACCTCAAGGCCGCGCTCAAGGTCGCGAACGAACACACCTTCAACCGCATCAACGTGGACGGAGACACCAGCACCAACGACATGGTGGTGATCCTGGCAAACGGGCAGGCGGGGAACGCTTCGATCAAAAAGGGCACGAAAGCGTTTCGGGATTTCGTCGAGGCGTTGACGGCGGTGTGCAAGTCGCTGGCATTCGCCATCGTGAAAGACGGCGAAGGGGCGACCAAGTTCGTGACCGTGTCGGTGAAAGGTGCAAAAACAGAAAAGCACGCGCTCACCGTGAGCCGCGCCGTGGCGGATTCCAAGCTGGTTCAGACGGCGCTGTTCGGCGAGGACCCGAACTGGGGCCGCATCATCGCCGCCGTCGGCTACGCAGGGGTGCCGGTGAAACCGGAGAAGATCGACATCGCGTTCAACGGCACGCCACTGGTGAAGAATGGCGCGCCGGTGGCGGGACTGTCCGTGACCGCGCTCCACAAGCAGATGAAAGCCAAGGACCTGCGCATCGACATCGGCCTCGGCATGGGCAAGGCGTCGGCCGAGACCTACACCTGCGATCTGTCCTACGACTACGTCCGCATCAACGCCGAATACACGACGTGA
- the rplM gene encoding 50S ribosomal protein L13, which yields MKTFSAKQSDVEKKWVVVDAADQPLGRVASKVAAIVRGKTKPIFTPHVDTGDNVIVINAAKVKLTGRKWEDKIYYHHTGWPGGIKSATARQVMDKQPKELLKNAINGMLPKNRLGRTLKNNYRIYDNDNHPHEGQKPEAVTL from the coding sequence ATGAAAACGTTTTCCGCGAAACAAAGCGATGTGGAAAAAAAGTGGGTCGTGGTGGATGCCGCGGACCAGCCGCTCGGCCGCGTGGCCAGCAAAGTGGCGGCCATCGTCCGAGGTAAAACCAAACCCATTTTCACCCCCCATGTGGACACCGGCGACAACGTCATCGTCATCAACGCCGCCAAGGTGAAACTCACCGGCCGCAAATGGGAAGACAAGATTTATTACCATCACACCGGTTGGCCCGGCGGCATCAAGTCGGCAACGGCACGGCAGGTGATGGACAAACAGCCGAAGGAATTGCTGAAGAACGCCATCAACGGCATGCTTCCAAAGAACCGGCTGGGACGGACCCTGAAAAACAATTACCGGATTTACGACAACGACAATCATCCGCATGAAGGCCAGAAACCGGAAGCGGTGACGCTTTAG
- the shc gene encoding squalene--hopene cyclase produces MQNSNLKNLQPEATNPEAPAQVENDRARLDTAIARSCQHHFSTQYPEGYWVEELESNVTITAEYVFLMHFLGLDQPERKERIKNYLLAQQQEHGGWTLYYGGPPDIGTTVEAYVALKMCGLPLDAPEMAKARQCIFSLGGVRKARVFTKIFLAMLGQIDWKWTPATPVEAVLLPTWFYFNIYEMSSWSRGTVVPLSVVCSMKPVWPLPTEQSVPEIFTGADRDMGVKNRNPGLNWSSAFMLADRVLKLLGKSSWKPFRKIAMRRAEKWILKHQEPEGDFSGIQPAMFNSVLALNLMGYPMDHPAIVKGMESIDRFFIRQGDQEWMQACVSPLWDTAISCNALMDAGVPGDDPRIVKAIEWMMKKQVTRGGDWQIKNPHTPPGGWAFEFYNEAYPDTDDTAEILMSIHRTAISDTEWKEREFQRALTWLMSMQSSNGGWGAFDRDNDHELFNEIPFADHGAMLDPPTVDVTGRILWMLGRIGHDPKDPRVEHALTFIRDSQEREGCWFGRWGVNYIYGTWLVLMGLSSIGEDMQSSMVRRAVDWLNSRQNADGGWGETCYSYSDYEYAGKGDSTKSQTAWALMALVEAGEAQSEVVRRGVNYLITTQQDDGSWYEDEFTGTGFPEHFYIRYHMYRQFFPLMALARYRHVLDHGTVPPRTAPNTG; encoded by the coding sequence ATGCAGAACTCAAATCTAAAAAATTTACAACCCGAAGCCACAAACCCCGAAGCCCCTGCGCAGGTCGAAAACGACCGCGCCCGGCTGGACACGGCCATCGCCCGTTCGTGCCAACACCATTTCTCAACGCAATATCCGGAGGGGTACTGGGTGGAGGAGCTGGAATCGAACGTCACCATCACCGCCGAATACGTGTTCCTCATGCACTTCCTCGGGCTGGACCAGCCGGAGAGAAAGGAACGCATCAAAAACTACCTGCTGGCGCAACAGCAGGAACACGGCGGCTGGACGCTGTACTACGGCGGGCCACCGGACATCGGCACCACGGTGGAAGCCTACGTCGCGCTCAAGATGTGCGGCCTTCCTTTGGATGCGCCCGAAATGGCGAAAGCGCGGCAGTGCATCTTCAGCCTGGGCGGTGTGAGGAAGGCGCGGGTGTTCACCAAAATCTTCCTCGCCATGCTGGGGCAGATCGACTGGAAATGGACGCCCGCCACGCCGGTGGAAGCGGTGCTGTTGCCGACGTGGTTTTACTTCAACATCTACGAGATGTCGAGCTGGTCGCGCGGCACGGTGGTGCCGCTTTCCGTCGTGTGCTCGATGAAACCGGTGTGGCCCCTGCCCACCGAACAAAGCGTCCCGGAAATCTTTACCGGGGCCGACCGCGACATGGGGGTGAAGAACCGCAACCCGGGGCTCAACTGGTCGTCGGCGTTCATGCTGGCCGACCGCGTGCTGAAACTGCTGGGCAAATCTTCGTGGAAACCATTCCGCAAAATAGCAATGCGCCGAGCGGAGAAATGGATCCTCAAACATCAGGAACCGGAAGGCGACTTCAGCGGCATCCAGCCTGCCATGTTCAATTCGGTCCTCGCGCTGAACCTGATGGGCTACCCGATGGACCATCCGGCGATCGTAAAAGGAATGGAGAGCATCGACCGCTTCTTCATCCGGCAGGGCGACCAGGAATGGATGCAGGCCTGCGTCTCGCCTTTGTGGGACACGGCGATCTCCTGCAACGCCCTGATGGACGCGGGCGTGCCCGGGGACGATCCGCGCATCGTCAAAGCGATCGAATGGATGATGAAAAAGCAGGTGACGCGCGGAGGCGACTGGCAGATCAAAAATCCGCACACGCCACCGGGCGGCTGGGCATTCGAGTTTTACAACGAAGCCTACCCGGATACCGACGACACCGCCGAGATTCTGATGTCGATTCACCGCACCGCCATCTCCGACACCGAGTGGAAAGAACGCGAGTTCCAGCGCGCCCTCACCTGGCTGATGAGCATGCAAAGCAGTAACGGGGGCTGGGGCGCGTTCGACCGCGACAACGATCACGAACTGTTCAATGAAATTCCGTTTGCCGACCACGGTGCCATGCTGGACCCGCCCACGGTGGATGTGACCGGGCGCATTTTGTGGATGCTGGGGCGCATCGGTCACGACCCGAAGGACCCGCGGGTCGAGCACGCGCTCACCTTCATCCGCGACAGCCAGGAGCGGGAAGGGTGCTGGTTCGGCCGCTGGGGCGTGAATTACATCTACGGCACGTGGCTGGTGCTGATGGGCCTGAGCTCCATCGGCGAGGACATGCAATCCTCGATGGTGCGCCGGGCGGTGGACTGGTTGAATTCACGGCAGAATGCAGACGGCGGCTGGGGCGAGACCTGCTACAGCTACTCCGACTACGAGTATGCCGGCAAAGGCGACAGCACCAAGTCGCAGACCGCGTGGGCTCTCATGGCACTGGTGGAAGCGGGAGAAGCGCAAAGCGAGGTGGTGCGGCGCGGTGTGAATTACCTCATCACCACGCAACAGGATGACGGGTCGTGGTACGAGGACGAGTTCACCGGCACCGGCTTTCCGGAACACTTCTACATCCGCTACCACATGTACCGGCAGTTTTTTCCGTTGATGGCGCTGGCGCGCTACCGTCATGTGCTCGATCACGGCACCGTACCGCCCCGCACTGCACCGAATACGGGCTGA
- a CDS encoding CDP-alcohol phosphatidyltransferase family protein yields the protein MEFSTKESPDTGSHELDNTAVLFLTDPPDTAELSGWYARKIVGVPFLLLNLLHLQKAGVQSVTVYHRGLLGGQKGRMIPLTEDPRLRIPVEWESDPARLAARLNENACRLVVNGSALHWHTDLAGVLKEPSDTDLLARTQVYEVPKDTAPEALATCLNEFSLAETRKIGRVPGPQNLDTVRLVAGDHNRWVQTKDDFHRLHEQLLKLGGMSNDSPMDRLVTRHMSRHLTRLFIRTPLTPNQITWAHLVLGLVSGWYFYLGGYGNQLTGALLLMLSAWLDSTDGEIARLRFQQSPFGGMLDIVADNVVHFAVFLGIGLGLYRMTGNAAYSYLGVVAVAGSLTCFLLLQSDIFSQRTTGSSDAPAEEAESLVDQIANRDFIYFLFAMAVVNLLEIFIVVTAIGSVVFAGYVAYSRFKPQSRTQGQGLQLK from the coding sequence GTGGAATTTTCAACCAAGGAATCCCCCGATACGGGTTCTCATGAGCTTGATAATACAGCGGTTTTGTTTTTAACCGACCCTCCCGATACGGCTGAGCTTTCCGGCTGGTATGCGCGCAAAATCGTCGGTGTTCCATTTTTACTGCTGAACCTGTTGCACTTGCAGAAAGCCGGTGTGCAATCGGTGACGGTGTACCACCGAGGCCTTCTGGGAGGTCAGAAGGGGCGCATGATCCCGCTCACGGAAGACCCCCGCCTGCGGATTCCGGTCGAGTGGGAATCGGATCCTGCGCGGCTGGCCGCCCGCTTGAACGAGAATGCCTGTCGGCTGGTGGTGAACGGTTCCGCCCTGCACTGGCATACGGATTTGGCTGGAGTGTTGAAGGAGCCCAGCGATACCGATCTGCTGGCCCGCACCCAGGTGTACGAAGTTCCAAAGGACACCGCCCCGGAGGCGCTGGCGACGTGCCTGAACGAGTTCAGCTTGGCGGAGACGAGGAAGATCGGCCGCGTGCCGGGACCCCAGAATCTTGATACCGTGCGGCTGGTGGCGGGGGACCACAACCGCTGGGTACAGACAAAAGACGATTTCCACCGCCTGCATGAACAACTGTTGAAGCTGGGCGGCATGAGCAATGACAGTCCGATGGACCGTCTGGTCACGCGGCATATGTCGCGTCACCTGACCCGGCTGTTCATCCGGACACCGTTGACGCCGAACCAGATCACCTGGGCGCATCTGGTGCTGGGCCTGGTCTCCGGCTGGTATTTTTATCTCGGCGGATACGGCAACCAGTTGACCGGCGCCTTGTTGCTGATGCTGTCGGCGTGGCTGGACAGCACGGATGGAGAGATCGCACGGTTGCGTTTTCAGCAATCGCCCTTTGGCGGCATGCTGGACATCGTCGCCGACAACGTGGTTCACTTCGCGGTGTTTCTGGGCATCGGCCTGGGGTTGTACCGGATGACGGGCAATGCCGCTTACAGTTACTTGGGCGTGGTCGCGGTGGCGGGGTCGCTGACCTGCTTTCTGTTGTTGCAGTCGGACATCTTTAGCCAGCGCACCACCGGGTCGTCGGACGCGCCGGCGGAAGAGGCTGAAAGCCTGGTGGACCAGATCGCCAACCGCGATTTCATATATTTTCTGTTCGCCATGGCGGTGGTCAACCTGCTTGAGATTTTTATTGTTGTGACGGCCATCGGTTCGGTGGTGTTTGCGGGGTATGTGGCTTACAGCCGGTTTAAACCGCAAAGCCGGACTCAGGGTCAGGGATTGCAATTGAAATAA
- a CDS encoding putative signal transducing protein: MTELITIARYSMPYEAHLAKARLEAEGIPVFIADEHLLSINWLYTPAVGGIKVKVPEDWVDAAKDILTTDHQDEIAEIDTEPPLTCPHCGGHNATMVLGDPLMLILTFVLLGAPLFFLRETMKCRDCGATFKRPKSETKEES; this comes from the coding sequence ATGACGGAGCTGATCACCATTGCCCGCTACTCGATGCCTTACGAGGCGCACCTGGCGAAGGCGCGGCTGGAGGCGGAGGGCATTCCCGTGTTCATCGCCGACGAACACCTGCTCAGCATCAACTGGCTGTACACGCCGGCGGTGGGCGGCATCAAGGTGAAGGTGCCGGAAGACTGGGTGGACGCGGCGAAGGACATCCTCACCACCGACCACCAGGATGAAATCGCGGAGATCGATACCGAACCGCCGCTCACCTGCCCCCACTGCGGTGGACACAACGCAACCATGGTGCTGGGCGACCCGCTGATGCTCATTTTAACGTTCGTCCTTTTGGGCGCACCGTTGTTCTTCCTGCGTGAAACCATGAAATGCCGCGACTGCGGTGCGACCTTCAAACGGCCGAAAAGCGAAACGAAGGAAGAATCATGA